One region of Quercus lobata isolate SW786 chromosome 2, ValleyOak3.0 Primary Assembly, whole genome shotgun sequence genomic DNA includes:
- the LOC115976498 gene encoding uncharacterized protein LOC115976498: MNRVMLRFRPIAPKPAAGGSGSDGSSIDNKNAFFAKGRTKRKYVRVRKNNSSSSNSSGYKRERKIGEEEKKEGSLELEKRVVTLQLLPEKSERNESPESGSWCNFDDEENGNPPELPMWLNKFDDNKGVTVSVSSGDEKDHTAAVESWVTVESVTDTCMGVGQLGSTDEERMRNLEEDTCPGFVSDGLDRVMWLNRAFKRMLVRKEQNDRQSAENNSNNKMIMVWLVGKEKLKLKLPYLDEAEAFTCQVKLQHTCGTEKKDNKCSQIVPCDVWKMDGGGFAWRLDVEAALSLGR; encoded by the coding sequence ATGAATCGGGTAATGCTTAGATTCCGACCGATTGCGCCGAAACCGGCCGCCGGAGGGTCCGGTTCAGATGGGTCATCGATTGATAACAAGAACGCTTTTTTTGCAAAAGGAAGAACGAAGAGAAAGTACGTTAGGGTTCGGAAGaataatagtagtagtagtaacaGTAGTGgatacaagagagagagaaagataggtgaggaagaaaagaaagaagggtcGTTGGAGTTGGAAAAGAGAGTGGTGACTCTGCAACTTTTGCCTGAGAAAAGTGAACGGAATGAATCGCCGGAGAGTGGATCTTGGTGTAACTTTGATGATGAGGAAAATGGGAACCCACCAGAACTGCCGATGTGGTTGAATAAGTTTGACGATAATAAGGGTGTGACTGTGTCTGTGAGTAGTGGTGATGAGAAGGATCACACGGCGGCGGTGGAGTCGTGGGTGACGGTGGAGAGTGTGACGGACACGTGCATGGGTGTGGGTCAGCTAGGGAGCACAGACGAGGAGAGGATGAGAAATCTGGAGGAGGACACGTGTCCGGGCTTCGTGTCGGACGGTTTGGATAGGGTGATGTGGTTGAATAGAGCATTTAAGAGGATGTTGGTGAGAAAGGAGCAAAATGACAGGCAGTCAGCTGagaataatagtaataataagaTGATAATGGTTTGGTTGGTTGGGAAAGAGAAGTTGAAGTTGAAGTTGCCGTACTTGGACGAAGCAGAAGCATTTACGTGCCAAGTTAAGCTGCAACACACGTGTGGGACGGAGAAGAAGGATAATAAGTGCTCTCAGATAGTGCCTTGTGATGTGTGGAAAATGGACGGTGGAGGATTTGCATGGAGGCTCGACGTTGAAGCTGCCCTCAGTTTGGGCCGTTGa